Proteins from a genomic interval of Trifolium pratense cultivar HEN17-A07 linkage group LG6, ARS_RC_1.1, whole genome shotgun sequence:
- the LOC123890492 gene encoding alpha carbonic anhydrase 7-like isoform X2, which produces MKCQNQFSIAILLISITILFYSSLTSALEEPEYGYNEKSENGPKHWGDLKNEWAACKGDMQSPIDLSSHRVTVIPNLWKLKSSYKPQHATVSNRGHDVAVTWEGDAGSIDINGSDYFLQNSHWHWPSEHTINGRRYDLELHLVHVSPQPDGTNKTAVVGLLYKYGSPDPFLSELVKYIVEVPDEEEKTDIGVIDPSKIFKSSKMYYRYMGSLTAPPCTEGITWTIDRKIRTVSRGQVKLLKNSVLKYYAKRNARPVQILNRREVELFDPKAKDIPHY; this is translated from the exons ATGAAGTGCCAAAACCAATTTTCGATTGCAATTTTGCTAATATCAATAACCATCCTATTTTATTCATCattaacaagtgctcttgaagAACCTG AGTATGGATACAATGAAAAAAGTGAAAATGGACCTAAACATTGGGGTGATCTCAAAAATGAATGGGCAGCATGTAAAGGGGACATGCAATCTCCAATTGATTTGTCAAGTCACCGAGTAACTGTCATTCCAAATTTATGGAAGCTAAAGAGTAGCTACAAGCCTCAACATGCCACTGTATCCAACAGGGGTCATGATGTTGCT GTGACTTGGGAAGGTGATGCTGGCTCTATTGACATCAATGGATCAGATTATTTCCTTCAAAATAGCCATTGGCACTGGCCATCTGAACATACCATCAATGGAAGAAG gTATGACTTAGAGTTGCACTTGGTTCATGTTAGTCCTCAGCCAGATGGAACAAACAAGACTGCTGTTGTTGGTCTTCTGTACAAGTATGGTTCACCTGATCCATTTCTCTCCGAG TTGGTAAAGTACATAGTAGAAGTTcctgatgaagaagaaaaaacagaCATAGGTGTTATTGATCCCTCAAAAATATTCAAGAGTTCAAAGATGTATTATAGATACATGGGATCACTCACTGCACCTCCTTGCACCGAAGGAATCACTTGGACCATTGATAGGAAG ATAAGAACAGTTTCAAGAGGACAAGTGAAGTTATTGAAGAATTCTGTACTTAAATAT TATGCAAAAAGGAATGCAAGGCCAGTGCAGATCCTGAATCGGAGAGAGGTTGAACTAT